One Mycobacterium sp. 050128 genomic window carries:
- the hemQ gene encoding hydrogen peroxide-dependent heme synthase produces MAKIDFDALNSTIRYLMFSVYSVEPGELGEQREAVIDDATRFFKQQEERGVVVRGLYDVAGLRADADFMIWTHAERVEALQATYADFRRTTTLGQVSAPVWSSVALHRPAEFNKSHIPAFLAGEEPGAYICVYPFVRSYEWYLLPDEERRRMLAEHGMAAREYKDVRANTVPAFALGDYEWILAFEAPELHRIVDLMRELRATDARRHTREETPFFTGPRVPIEQLVNALP; encoded by the coding sequence ATGGCCAAGATCGACTTTGACGCCCTGAACTCCACGATTCGCTATCTGATGTTCTCGGTCTACTCGGTGGAGCCCGGCGAGCTCGGCGAGCAGCGCGAAGCCGTAATCGACGACGCGACGCGGTTTTTCAAGCAGCAGGAGGAACGCGGTGTCGTGGTGCGCGGCCTCTACGACGTCGCCGGTTTGCGGGCCGACGCCGACTTCATGATCTGGACGCACGCCGAGCGCGTCGAGGCGCTGCAAGCCACCTACGCCGATTTCCGCCGCACCACCACCCTGGGCCAGGTCAGCGCGCCGGTGTGGAGCAGTGTGGCGCTGCACCGGCCGGCGGAGTTCAACAAGAGCCACATCCCGGCGTTCCTGGCCGGCGAGGAGCCCGGCGCCTACATCTGCGTGTATCCCTTCGTGCGGTCCTACGAGTGGTACCTGCTGCCCGACGAGGAGCGTCGCCGCATGCTGGCCGAACACGGCATGGCCGCACGCGAGTACAAGGACGTCCGCGCCAACACCGTTCCGGCGTTCGCGCTCGGTGACTACGAATGGATCCTGGCCTTCGAGGCGCCCGAGCTGCACCGCATCGTCGACCTGATGCGCGAATTGCGCGCCACCGACGCGCGCCGGCACACCCGCGAGGAGACGCCGTTCTTCACCGGGCCGCGGGTGCCCATCGAGCAGCTGGTGAACGCCCTGCCCTGA
- the hemE gene encoding uroporphyrinogen decarboxylase, producing MSTRRDLPESPYLAAVTGRKPGRVPVWFMRQAGRSLPEYRALRQQHSMLAACFEPEVVCEITLQPIRRHDVDAAILFSDIVVPLRAAGIDLDIVPDVGPVIAHPIRTDADIEAMKPLEPQAIQPVCRAVSLLVDALGAVPLIGFAGAPFTLASYLVEGGPSRNHARTKAMMLAEPASWHALMSKLTDLTVEFLRGQIGAGVDAIQLFDSWAGTLSLADYRQYVLPHSSRVFAALAEYGLPMTHFGVGTAELLGAMGEAGPTVVGVDWRTSLTDAAARVRSGTALQGNLDPVVLLAGWPVVERAARAVVDDGRRAVDAGAGGHVFNLGHGVLPETDPGVLTDVVSLVHSL from the coding sequence ATGAGTACGCGTCGCGACCTTCCCGAGTCGCCCTACCTGGCTGCCGTCACCGGCCGCAAACCCGGCCGGGTGCCGGTGTGGTTCATGCGGCAGGCCGGGCGTTCGCTGCCCGAATATCGCGCCCTGCGTCAACAACACAGCATGCTGGCGGCGTGTTTCGAGCCCGAGGTGGTCTGCGAGATCACCCTGCAGCCGATTCGGCGCCATGACGTCGACGCCGCGATCCTGTTCTCCGACATCGTGGTTCCGCTGCGCGCCGCGGGCATCGACTTGGACATCGTCCCCGACGTCGGACCGGTGATCGCACACCCGATCCGCACCGACGCCGATATTGAGGCGATGAAACCGCTTGAGCCGCAAGCGATTCAGCCGGTCTGCCGGGCGGTTTCGCTGCTTGTCGACGCGCTGGGCGCGGTGCCGCTGATCGGTTTCGCCGGTGCGCCCTTCACGCTGGCGTCCTATCTGGTCGAAGGCGGCCCCAGCCGCAACCACGCCCGCACCAAAGCGATGATGCTGGCCGAGCCGGCCAGCTGGCACGCGCTGATGTCGAAGCTCACCGATCTCACCGTGGAATTCCTGCGCGGCCAGATCGGCGCCGGGGTGGACGCCATCCAGCTGTTCGACTCGTGGGCGGGAACGTTGTCGCTGGCCGATTACCGCCAATACGTGCTGCCGCACAGCAGCCGGGTGTTCGCGGCCCTGGCCGAATACGGCTTGCCGATGACCCATTTCGGGGTCGGGACGGCGGAATTGCTGGGCGCGATGGGCGAAGCGGGCCCGACGGTCGTCGGCGTCGATTGGCGCACCTCGCTCACCGACGCCGCGGCCAGGGTGCGGTCCGGCACGGCGCTGCAGGGCAACCTCGATCCGGTGGTGTTGCTGGCGGGCTGGCCGGTGGTGGAACGCGCGGCGCGCGCCGTCGTCGACGATGGCCGTCGCGCCGTCGACGCCGGGGCCGGGGGCCATGTCTTCAATCTGGGCCACGGAGTGCTGCCCGAGACCGACCCCGGCGTGCTGACCGACGTGGTGTCGTTGGTCCATTCGCTATGA
- a CDS encoding enoyl-CoA hydratase/isomerase family protein, whose product MSVNYDEFPSLRFEHGENGVLTVVLDAPGLNSVGPQMHRDLADVWPAINRDPAVRAVLIRGEGKAFSSGGSFDLISETIGDYEGRLRIMREARDLVLNIVNFDKPMVSAIRGPAVGAGLVVALLSDISVAGRTAKIIDGHTKLGVAAGDHAAICWPLLVGMAKAKYYLLTCDTLLGEEAERIGLVSLCVDDDDVLSRAVGIANDLAQGAQNAIRWTKHSLNYWYRMFAPAFETSLGLEFLSFSGPDVQEGLAAHREKRPARFNG is encoded by the coding sequence ATCTCCGTCAACTACGACGAATTCCCCAGCCTGCGCTTCGAACACGGCGAGAACGGCGTCCTCACGGTGGTTCTCGACGCCCCCGGGCTGAATTCGGTCGGGCCGCAGATGCACCGCGATCTCGCCGACGTCTGGCCGGCCATCAATCGCGACCCCGCCGTACGGGCCGTCCTGATCCGCGGTGAGGGCAAGGCGTTTTCGTCCGGCGGCAGTTTCGACCTGATCAGCGAGACCATCGGCGACTACGAGGGCCGGCTGCGCATCATGCGCGAGGCCCGCGATCTGGTGCTCAACATCGTCAACTTCGACAAGCCGATGGTTTCGGCGATCCGGGGACCCGCCGTCGGCGCCGGCCTGGTGGTGGCGCTGCTCTCCGACATCTCGGTGGCCGGGCGGACCGCCAAGATCATCGACGGGCACACCAAGCTCGGAGTGGCCGCGGGCGACCACGCGGCGATCTGCTGGCCACTGCTGGTCGGCATGGCCAAGGCCAAGTACTACCTGCTCACCTGCGACACCCTGCTGGGCGAGGAAGCCGAGCGGATCGGCCTGGTATCCCTGTGTGTCGACGACGACGACGTGCTCTCGCGAGCGGTCGGCATCGCCAATGATCTGGCGCAAGGAGCCCAAAACGCGATCCGGTGGACCAAACACAGCCTCAACTACTGGTATCGCATGTTCGCCCCCGCCTTCGAGACGTCACTCGGCCTGGAGTTCTTGAGTTTCAGCGGCCCCGACGTGCAGGAAGGGCTGGCGGCGCATCGCGAAAAGCGCCCGGCCCGATTCAACGGCTGA
- a CDS encoding protoporphyrinogen oxidase, producing the protein MTSRSYCVVGGGISGLTAAYRLRMAAGDDANITLFDPGQRLGGILRTEQLGGRPVDLGAEAFVLRRPEVPELLAELGLSDRQIGTTGARPLIYSQRRLHPLPAGTVVGIPSSAASVAGLVDDATVARIDAEPGRPLDWRPGSDPAAAELVGDRFGEQTVARSVDPLLSGVYAGSAATIGLRAAAPSVAAALDRGATSLTDAVRQGLPPATGAPVFGALDGGYQVLLDELVARARPRWVRAAVDRLERGGPGWTLRDDAGAVWNADAVILAIPAPRLARLIFGVAPQTVAAARRITSASAAVVALAVPGDTAFPECSGVLAASGEQLRGKAITLSSRKWGIPGDLQFLRVSFGRFGDHLAAAASDEELLAWAVDDLATVFGLAVEPVDARVQRWIEAMPQYGPGHAEVVAQLRDGLPETLAVAGSYLDGIGVPACIGAAGKAVERVIRATEAANPEVAR; encoded by the coding sequence ATGACCTCGCGGTCGTATTGTGTTGTGGGCGGCGGAATTTCCGGCCTGACCGCGGCCTACCGGCTGCGGATGGCGGCGGGGGACGACGCGAACATCACGCTGTTCGATCCGGGCCAGCGCCTCGGCGGGATCTTGCGCACCGAGCAGCTCGGCGGGCGGCCGGTGGACCTGGGCGCCGAGGCGTTCGTGCTGCGCCGGCCCGAGGTGCCCGAACTGCTGGCCGAGCTGGGCCTGTCCGATCGTCAGATCGGCACCACCGGTGCCCGGCCGTTGATCTACAGCCAGCGACGGCTGCACCCGCTGCCGGCGGGCACGGTCGTCGGGATTCCATCGTCGGCGGCCTCGGTGGCCGGACTGGTCGACGACGCCACCGTCGCGCGCATCGACGCCGAACCGGGCCGGCCGCTGGACTGGCGGCCCGGAAGCGACCCGGCCGCAGCGGAATTGGTGGGCGACCGGTTCGGCGAGCAAACCGTCGCGCGATCCGTCGACCCGCTGCTGAGCGGGGTGTACGCCGGCTCGGCGGCCACGATTGGGCTGCGCGCCGCGGCCCCCAGCGTGGCGGCGGCATTGGATCGTGGCGCCACCAGCTTGACCGACGCGGTACGGCAGGGGTTGCCGCCGGCCACGGGGGCGCCGGTGTTCGGTGCGCTGGACGGCGGCTATCAGGTGCTGCTCGACGAGCTGGTCGCGCGCGCCCGGCCGCGGTGGGTTCGCGCCGCGGTGGACCGGCTCGAGCGTGGCGGACCGGGCTGGACGCTGCGCGATGACGCCGGGGCGGTCTGGAATGCCGACGCCGTGATCCTGGCGATCCCCGCGCCGCGGCTGGCGCGCTTGATCTTTGGCGTGGCACCGCAGACGGTCGCCGCCGCGCGCCGCATCACGAGCGCATCGGCGGCGGTGGTGGCGCTCGCCGTGCCCGGCGATACCGCGTTCCCGGAGTGCTCGGGTGTGCTGGCCGCCAGCGGTGAGCAGTTGCGGGGCAAGGCGATCACCCTGTCGTCGCGGAAATGGGGCATCCCGGGTGACCTGCAATTCCTTCGGGTGTCGTTCGGGCGATTCGGCGACCACCTGGCCGCCGCCGCCTCCGACGAGGAGCTGCTGGCCTGGGCGGTCGACGACCTGGCCACCGTGTTCGGGCTGGCCGTCGAGCCGGTGGATGCCCGCGTGCAGCGGTGGATCGAGGCGATGCCGCAGTACGGGCCGGGTCACGCCGAGGTGGTCGCGCAGCTGCGCGACGGGCTGCCGGAGACGTTGGCCGTGGCGGGCAGCTATCTGGACGGAATCGGTGTGCCCGCCTGCATCGGTGCGGCCGGCAAGGCCGTCGAGCGTGTGATCAGGGCCACCGAGGCCGCCAACCCGGAAGTGGCACGATAG